The DNA window AGTTGGCGACACCGACGGTCGACGGGTCGACACCCAGGTCGGCCAGCGTGAAGGTCTGCACTTCCTTCTTCTTCGCGGCCATGATGCCCTTGAAGGAGGGGAAGCGCGGCTCGTTGATCTTCTCGGTGACGCTGACGATGGCCGGGAGGGTGGCCTCCAGCTTGAATACGCCCTCGTCGGTCTCCCGCTCACCGGTGATCTTGTCACCGTCGACGGTCAGCTTGCGCAGGTGCGTCAGCTGCGGCAGACCCAGGTACTCGGCGATGATCGCGGGCACGGCGCCGGCGCGACCGTCGGTGGCCTCATTGCCCGCGATGACCAGTTCGACACCCTCGACCTGACCCAGCGCGCTGGCCAGCACCCAGGCGGTCTGCACGGCGTCGGAGCCGTGGATCGCGGGGTCGTTGATGTGGATGGCCTTGTCGGCGCCCATGGACAGCGCCTTGCGGATGGCCTCGGTGGCACGGTCCGGACCGGCGGCCAGCACGGTGACCTCGCCGCCCTGGGCCTCCTTGATCAGCAGCGCTTCTTCGACGGCGCGCTCGTTGATCTCGTCGAGGACGGCGTCGGCGGCTTCGCGATCGAGGGTGTAGTCACCGTCGGTCAGCTTGCGCTCGGACCAGGTGTCGGGAACCTGCTTGATGAGTACGACGATGTTCGGCATCGGTCTTCGTCGACCTCCTGTTCTGGTTACACGTGTGTGGTGGTCGCACGAGCGGGCCGTACGTCCTTAGTTTGTGGCTCAGGGCAGGACACTACCCTACGTTAAGTTACCCGTTGGTAACTTAGCGGCTTCTCTCTCACAACGCCGGTCCTGGCGATATCGTGCGGCCGTCTAACCAGTAACGTCGGAGCGATGAGCGAGGCTGTGATCCCTGCCGCAGTGGGCACCACCCCGGGCGTTACTCCCGAGTCGGCCGTCGAGCCGCTGCCGCTGACCGGCGAGCGGACCGTACCCGGCATCGCCGAGGAGAACTACTGGTTTCGTCGGCACGAGATCGTCTATGCGCGGCTGCTCGAGCGGTGCGCGGGAAAGACGGTGCTGGAGGCCGGATCCGGCGAGGGCTACGGCGCGAACATGATCGCCGATATCGCCACCAAGGTGATCGGACTGGACTATGACACCAGCGCGGTCGCGCACGTACGCGCCCGCTACCCGCGCGTGGAGATGCTCCAGGGCAACCTCGCCGCGCTGCCGCTGGATGACGAGTCGGTCGATGTCGTGGTGAATTTCCAGGTCATCGAACACCTCTGGGACCAGAGCCAGTTCATCCGGGAATGCCTGCGGGTGCTGCGTCCCGGCGGCGAACTGCTGATCAGCACGCCCAATCGGATCACCTTCTCGCCCGGTCGCGATACCCCGCTCAACCCGTTCCACACCCGCGAACTCAACGCCGCCGAACTCACCGAACTGCTCGTCGAGGCCGGTTTCCGGGTCACGCTGATGACCGGCGTGCACCACGGCCCGACCCTGCAGGCGTTGGACGCCAAGCACGGTGGCTCGTTCATCGACGCCCAGATCGAGCGCGCGCTGGCCGGTGAGCCGTGGCCCGCCGAGCTGACCGCCGACGTCGCCGCCGTCACCATCGACGATTTCGCGCTGATCACCGAGGACATCGACGCGAGCCTCGACTTGGTCGCCATCGCGGTGAAACCTTGAACGAGGTTCCCGGCCAGTTCACCCTGGTCCTGC is part of the Nocardia sp. NBC_00565 genome and encodes:
- a CDS encoding class I SAM-dependent methyltransferase produces the protein MSEAVIPAAVGTTPGVTPESAVEPLPLTGERTVPGIAEENYWFRRHEIVYARLLERCAGKTVLEAGSGEGYGANMIADIATKVIGLDYDTSAVAHVRARYPRVEMLQGNLAALPLDDESVDVVVNFQVIEHLWDQSQFIRECLRVLRPGGELLISTPNRITFSPGRDTPLNPFHTRELNAAELTELLVEAGFRVTLMTGVHHGPTLQALDAKHGGSFIDAQIERALAGEPWPAELTADVAAVTIDDFALITEDIDASLDLVAIAVKP
- a CDS encoding electron transfer flavoprotein subunit beta/FixA family protein encodes the protein MPNIVVLIKQVPDTWSERKLTDGDYTLDREAADAVLDEINERAVEEALLIKEAQGGEVTVLAAGPDRATEAIRKALSMGADKAIHINDPAIHGSDAVQTAWVLASALGQVEGVELVIAGNEATDGRAGAVPAIIAEYLGLPQLTHLRKLTVDGDKITGERETDEGVFKLEATLPAIVSVTEKINEPRFPSFKGIMAAKKKEVQTFTLADLGVDPSTVGVANSGTAVTAATPKPPRTAGEKIADEGDGGTKIAAYLVGQKII